A region from the Dermacentor andersoni chromosome 11, qqDerAnde1_hic_scaffold, whole genome shotgun sequence genome encodes:
- the LOC126518229 gene encoding dehydrodolichyl diphosphate synthase complex subunit DHDDS-like, which translates to MSVTAATATPAIGTQGVRKDDGAEIPSTEELEQRANPLWRDLVASCQGAAVWLVSLGQVPRHVCLVPDGHRRFSRSTATDLRRVYAVGAYKYAKLREWCFRAGVDVISVFMFSVRNFSRNSFDMTSALDQANRIHVEIVDNVDAWRSMGMQACACGDLERLPEELRASLARAEIATSNTREKSLKRQMSCAAYNTTYQMSRMALHLAKAVKEGVIRSEDLTGEFLDEYVAQTECPEAEMLLRSAGDQRFSDFEVLQCNYAYFHLDAKQWPAVGFLDWARAMIHFQLHWPAIQAIKERHSLMASCGSGRSDPEQVIRQRTFFRHVCAANILNMERLAGLRKDLLCQ; encoded by the exons CGACGCCCGCCATAGGGACGCAGGGCGTCAGGAAGGACGACGGAGCCGAGATTCCGTCGACCGAAGAACTGGAGCAGCGGGCGAATCCGCTGTGGCGCGACCTCGTCGCCAGCTGCCAGGGTGCGGCGGTGTGGCTCGTGTCGCTGGGCCAGGTGCCGCGACACGTGTGCCTGGTGCCCGACGGTCACCGGCGATTCTCCAGGTCCACCGCCACCGACCTGCGTCGGGTGTACGCGGTCGGAGCGTACAAGTACGCCAAG ctGCGTGAGTGGTGCTTCCGTGCCGGAGTGGACGTGATAAGCGTCTTCATGTTCAGCGTGCGCAACTTCAGTCGCAACTCGTTCGACATGACCTCTGCTCTGGACCAGGCGAATCGGATCCACGTCGAGATTGTGGACAACGT GGACGCCTGGCGTTCCATGGGGATGCAGGCCTGCGCCTGTGGCGACCTCGAGCGGCTGCCGGAAGAGTTGCGCGCCAGTCTGGCTCGTGCCGAGATCGCAACATCGAACACGCGCGAAAAGAG CCTAAAGAGGCAAATGTCCTGCGCCGCGTACAACACCACGTACCAGATGTCCAGGATGGCTCTGCATCTGGCCAAGGCCGTCAAGGAAGGCGTCATCCGCTCAGA GGACCTGACCGGCGAGTTCCTGGACGAGTACGTGGCGCAGACAGAGTGTCCCGAGGCCGAGATGCTGCTGCGGTCGGCGGGCGACCAGCGATTCAGCGACTTCGAGGTGCTGCAGTGCAACTACGCCTACTTCCACCTGGACGCCAAGCAGTGGCCTGCGGTGGGATTCCTGGACTGGGCACGAGCCATGATCCACTTCCAGCTCCACTGGCCGGCCATACAG GCCATCAAGGAGAGGCACAGTCTAATGGCTTCCTGCGGCAGCGGCAGATCGGATCCCGAGCAAGTGATTCGGCAGCGAACGTTTTTCCGGCACGTCTGCGCTGCTAACATCCTCAACATGGAACGGCTTGCTGGACTCCGGAAAGATTTGCTTTGTCAATAA